A window of the Cannabis sativa cultivar Pink pepper isolate KNU-18-1 chromosome X, ASM2916894v1, whole genome shotgun sequence genome harbors these coding sequences:
- the LOC115701158 gene encoding transcription factor bHLH110 isoform X2 codes for MESANLGHHQQQQQLPDQVVGSPHPLLLVPLGATPSCYGFGSTTHHTWSSSPTTTTTTPSTFNINNSFGNTINPNYNYDVMVSSESSKRAVKSSRDNIDHHDNIISINSSNMVNLEFGFPWTNCNPSTTTTTSTTVTHDHSASYDMNLAAKIEEESESSFPKFTEILNSCTSTTTSSTSPLSNSTNHVNNDDYAHFFLKPGDLSSSSNNNNSSISSSNVTDHHHHHHKNLMVKTLSYSTGQQVVNVENQQISSSTTSEFDSNNNNNNNNNNNNMTGGSSFGGLMAAVGSRGQFSQIYPSINISNLFNKLSPSPSSNISVTCSLDINSIGHDHHHNQSFRESTPSNNFCGSPLQLHQMHLPQRPSSGLSKRPSFINTEITVAKRGGRGSLIEPKIRTMQSAPNKKPRTESRSACPPFKVRKEKLGDRIAALQQLVSPFGKTDTASVLMEAIGYIKFLQNQVETLSVPYMKSSRKKIIKSTQRGVKEDYGSVSDEKGDLRSRGLCLVPLSCMSYVTGDGGGGSMWPN; via the exons ATGGAGTCTGCAAATCTCGGCCACcaccagcagcagcagcagctccCAGACCAGGTTGTTGGGTCTCCTCATCCACTGCTACTAGTACCTTTAGGCGCTACCCCATCTTGCTATGGATTTGGAAGCACCACTCACCACACTTGGTCCTCATCAcccactactactactactactccaTCCACTTT CAATATTAATAATAGCTTTGGTAACACCATTAACCCCAACTACAACTACGATGTAATGGTCTCATCAGAGTCGAGTAAAAGGGCTGTGAAAAGTAGTAGGGATAATATTGATCATcatgataatattatttctaTCAACTCTTCCAATATGGTCAACCTCGAATTCGGGTTTCCGTGGACTAATTGTAATCcttctactactactactacttctACTACTGTTACTCATGATCATTCAGCCTCGTACGACATGAACCTTGCAGCGAAAATTGAGGAAGAATCGGAATCATCATTCCCGAAATTCAcagaaattttaaatagttgTACTTCTACTACAACAAGCAGTACTAGTCCTCTCTCCAACAGTACTAATCATGTTAATAATGATGATTACGCCCACTTTTTTCTCAAGCCCGGTGATCTCAGcagtagtagtaataataataatagtagtatTAGCAGTAGTAATGTCactgatcatcatcatcatcatcataaaaATCTCATGGTCAAAACATTGTCCTACTCAACCGGTCAGCAAGTAGTCAACGTAGAGAATCAGCAGATTTCCTCATCAACTACTTCAGAGTTCGattccaacaacaacaacaacaacaacaacaataataataatatgactgGTGGTAGTAGTTTTGGTGGTTTAATGGCTGCAGTGGGTAGTAGAGGACAGTTTAGTCAGATTTATCCAAGTATAAATATTTCCAACTTATTCAACAAATTATCGCCGTCTCCATCGTCCAATATCTCGGTGACTTGTAGCTTGGATATCAATTCAATTGGTCATGATCATCATCATAATCAGTCTTTCAGGGAGAGTACTCCTTCTAACAATTTTTGTGGTAGTCCATTACAACTTCACCAGATGCACTTACCGCAAAGGCCTTCAAGTGGCCTTAGTAAAAGG CCATCCTTTATCAATACTGAAATAACAGTAGCTAAAAGAGGAGGCAGAGGCAGTTTGATAGAACCAAAAATTAGGACAATGCAGTCTGCACCAAATAAGAAGCCACGGACGGAGTCACGATCAGCCTGCCCACCTTTTAAA gttagaaaagaaaaattaggaGATAGAATTGCAGCCCTTCAACAGTTGGTGTCCCCATTTGGCAAG ACAGACACAGCTTCCGTACTAATGGAGGCTATAGGATACATCAAATTTCTTCAAAACCAAGTCGAG ACACTAAGCGTTCCATACATGAAATCTTCACGAAAGAAGATCATTAAATCAACGCAAAGG GGTGTAAAAGAAGATTATGGAAGTGTATCAGATGAAAAGGGGGATCTCAGAAGTCGAGGACTTTGTCTAGTGCCTTTGTCATGCATGTCTTACGTAACGGGCGATGGTGGTGGTGGAAGTATGTGGCCTAATTAA
- the LOC115701158 gene encoding transcription factor bHLH110 isoform X1, with protein sequence MESANLGHHQQQQQLPDQVVGSPHPLLLVPLGATPSCYGFGSTTHHTWSSSPTTTTTTPSTFNINNSFGNTINPNYNYDVMVSSESSKRAVKSSRDNIDHHDNIISINSSNMVNLEFGFPWTNCNPSTTTTTSTTVTHDHSASYDMNLAAKIEEESESSFPKFTEILNSCTSTTTSSTSPLSNSTNHVNNDDYAHFFLKPGDLSSSSNNNNSSISSSNVTDHHHHHHKNLMVKTLSYSTGQQVVNVENQQISSSTTSEFDSNNNNNNNNNNNNMTGGSSFGGLMAAVGSRGQFSQIYPSINISNLFNKLSPSPSSNISVTCSLDINSIGHDHHHNQSFRESTPSNNFCGSPLQLHQMHLPQRPSSGLSKRKPSFINTEITVAKRGGRGSLIEPKIRTMQSAPNKKPRTESRSACPPFKVRKEKLGDRIAALQQLVSPFGKTDTASVLMEAIGYIKFLQNQVETLSVPYMKSSRKKIIKSTQRGVKEDYGSVSDEKGDLRSRGLCLVPLSCMSYVTGDGGGGSMWPN encoded by the exons ATGGAGTCTGCAAATCTCGGCCACcaccagcagcagcagcagctccCAGACCAGGTTGTTGGGTCTCCTCATCCACTGCTACTAGTACCTTTAGGCGCTACCCCATCTTGCTATGGATTTGGAAGCACCACTCACCACACTTGGTCCTCATCAcccactactactactactactccaTCCACTTT CAATATTAATAATAGCTTTGGTAACACCATTAACCCCAACTACAACTACGATGTAATGGTCTCATCAGAGTCGAGTAAAAGGGCTGTGAAAAGTAGTAGGGATAATATTGATCATcatgataatattatttctaTCAACTCTTCCAATATGGTCAACCTCGAATTCGGGTTTCCGTGGACTAATTGTAATCcttctactactactactacttctACTACTGTTACTCATGATCATTCAGCCTCGTACGACATGAACCTTGCAGCGAAAATTGAGGAAGAATCGGAATCATCATTCCCGAAATTCAcagaaattttaaatagttgTACTTCTACTACAACAAGCAGTACTAGTCCTCTCTCCAACAGTACTAATCATGTTAATAATGATGATTACGCCCACTTTTTTCTCAAGCCCGGTGATCTCAGcagtagtagtaataataataatagtagtatTAGCAGTAGTAATGTCactgatcatcatcatcatcatcataaaaATCTCATGGTCAAAACATTGTCCTACTCAACCGGTCAGCAAGTAGTCAACGTAGAGAATCAGCAGATTTCCTCATCAACTACTTCAGAGTTCGattccaacaacaacaacaacaacaacaacaataataataatatgactgGTGGTAGTAGTTTTGGTGGTTTAATGGCTGCAGTGGGTAGTAGAGGACAGTTTAGTCAGATTTATCCAAGTATAAATATTTCCAACTTATTCAACAAATTATCGCCGTCTCCATCGTCCAATATCTCGGTGACTTGTAGCTTGGATATCAATTCAATTGGTCATGATCATCATCATAATCAGTCTTTCAGGGAGAGTACTCCTTCTAACAATTTTTGTGGTAGTCCATTACAACTTCACCAGATGCACTTACCGCAAAGGCCTTCAAGTGGCCTTAGTAAAAGG AAGCCATCCTTTATCAATACTGAAATAACAGTAGCTAAAAGAGGAGGCAGAGGCAGTTTGATAGAACCAAAAATTAGGACAATGCAGTCTGCACCAAATAAGAAGCCACGGACGGAGTCACGATCAGCCTGCCCACCTTTTAAA gttagaaaagaaaaattaggaGATAGAATTGCAGCCCTTCAACAGTTGGTGTCCCCATTTGGCAAG ACAGACACAGCTTCCGTACTAATGGAGGCTATAGGATACATCAAATTTCTTCAAAACCAAGTCGAG ACACTAAGCGTTCCATACATGAAATCTTCACGAAAGAAGATCATTAAATCAACGCAAAGG GGTGTAAAAGAAGATTATGGAAGTGTATCAGATGAAAAGGGGGATCTCAGAAGTCGAGGACTTTGTCTAGTGCCTTTGTCATGCATGTCTTACGTAACGGGCGATGGTGGTGGTGGAAGTATGTGGCCTAATTAA